A stretch of the Desulfobacter sp. genome encodes the following:
- a CDS encoding tetratricopeptide repeat protein codes for MMKKFTSKEIHFLKTGSETQPLFPPETYLSDLLHSPSIQFTAFEQRMAQTKIVKDNFIAAVIQIDARAPEKTREKARDIFEACFHSVLDKERGIWESLDTMTFILVFWDYKDKQDGTRLLTLLKDKISAQLKADLLMGLAPCPFHDFTQDKILGNALKAIDHAAFFGPGHMITFDAVSLNISGDRLYQLKKYEQAIQEYESGLAIEPQNINLINSLGVAYGITGQLDKALNYFEQASAISPEEVMVIYNIGLIHRINENEKKAMVYLRKAHGINPEIFEIELLLGHLLFKQDQYDQAMVHLSAAVRLNPESGAAFRMKGQIFLYKKETASAGAQFNLAVKLNPQDATALSGYAKAMVLERKNLSIALSFAKKSVALDPDNPTFSRRLEEIQEIHDQAQSQRRGKTIKSA; via the coding sequence ATGATGAAAAAATTCACCTCCAAAGAAATTCATTTTTTAAAAACCGGATCTGAAACCCAGCCGCTTTTTCCGCCGGAAACCTATCTTTCAGATCTCCTCCACAGCCCCAGTATCCAGTTTACCGCTTTTGAGCAGAGAATGGCCCAGACCAAAATCGTCAAGGATAATTTCATTGCCGCCGTGATCCAGATTGATGCCAGGGCCCCTGAGAAAACCAGGGAAAAAGCAAGGGATATTTTTGAAGCCTGCTTTCACTCGGTTCTGGACAAGGAGCGGGGAATCTGGGAAAGCCTGGATACCATGACCTTTATCCTGGTATTCTGGGATTATAAGGACAAACAGGACGGGACAAGGCTGTTGACCCTGCTCAAAGACAAAATTTCCGCCCAGCTCAAGGCGGACCTGCTCATGGGCCTTGCACCCTGCCCATTTCATGATTTTACCCAGGACAAAATCCTGGGCAATGCCCTCAAGGCCATTGATCATGCGGCCTTTTTCGGCCCCGGCCATATGATAACCTTTGATGCCGTCTCCCTGAATATCAGCGGTGACCGCCTTTACCAGCTGAAAAAATACGAGCAGGCCATTCAGGAGTATGAATCAGGATTAGCCATTGAACCCCAAAACATCAATCTCATCAACAGTTTAGGGGTTGCTTACGGGATCACCGGCCAGTTGGACAAAGCCCTGAATTATTTTGAGCAGGCCTCGGCCATCAGTCCGGAAGAGGTCATGGTCATTTACAATATCGGCCTGATTCACAGAATCAATGAAAATGAAAAAAAAGCCATGGTTTACCTGAGAAAGGCCCATGGGATCAACCCGGAAATCTTTGAAATCGAACTGCTTTTAGGGCACCTGCTCTTCAAGCAGGACCAATATGACCAGGCCATGGTTCACCTGAGTGCTGCTGTGCGCCTCAACCCGGAATCAGGAGCGGCCTTTAGAATGAAAGGTCAGATCTTTCTATATAAAAAAGAAACTGCGTCAGCAGGGGCTCAGTTCAACCTGGCAGTAAAACTCAACCCCCAGGATGCAACGGCCCTGTCCGGATATGCCAAGGCCATGGTTCTTGAAAGAAAAAATCTGTCCATTGCCCTAAGCTTTGCCAAAAAAAGTGTGGCCCTTGATCCAGACAACCCAACGTTCAGCCGGCGGCTGGAAGAGATCCAAGAAATTCATGATCAGGCACAGAGCCAACGCCGGGGGAAAACCATTAAGTCGGCATAA
- a CDS encoding D-sedoheptulose 7-phosphate isomerase — protein MKAIIRQSLEDSIQAKQIFFKNHEPLVMECAQAMAKTLDRGGKILLFGNGGSAADCQHIAAEFVNRFQIERPPLAAIALTCDTSIITSIGNDYSYDDIFLKQVQALGKKGDMALGISTSGNSGNVIKAAKTAKDMGLCLVGFSGKGGQLKALSDMAFCVDSPVTARIQEVHILLAHILCDLTERIIVNG, from the coding sequence ATGAAGGCCATTATCCGCCAGAGCCTTGAAGATAGCATCCAGGCCAAACAAATTTTTTTTAAAAATCATGAACCCCTTGTCATGGAATGCGCCCAGGCCATGGCCAAAACCCTTGACCGGGGCGGGAAAATTTTGCTGTTCGGCAATGGGGGCTCGGCTGCCGACTGCCAGCATATTGCCGCAGAATTTGTCAACCGTTTCCAGATCGAACGCCCCCCCCTGGCAGCCATCGCACTCACCTGCGACACCTCCATCATCACAAGCATAGGCAATGATTATTCCTATGATGATATTTTTTTAAAACAGGTCCAAGCCCTGGGAAAAAAAGGGGATATGGCCCTGGGAATTTCCACGTCAGGCAACTCCGGCAACGTTATTAAGGCAGCAAAAACCGCTAAAGACATGGGCCTTTGTTTGGTGGGTTTTTCAGGCAAAGGCGGCCAGCTAAAGGCCTTGAGTGACATGGCCTTTTGTGTGGATTCCCCTGTGACGGCTCGAATCCAGGAAGTTCACATCCTCCTGGCCCATATCCTGTGTGATCTGACAGAAAGGATAATCGTCAATGGCTGA
- a CDS encoding deoxyhypusine synthase family protein: MADPKGLDFSKLATYSINTRKSLVSKDDFAQPWTRGENITTFLGRLPSILAGKDIRMVINAIAKAAKNKHQVCFAMGGHVIKTGMNPILIDLMEKNIISVLAMNGSCIIHDLETALTGQTSEDVADSITSGSFGMARETSELLNQAIESAGKEDLGLGRAVGRLILDQDLPFKELSLTAAGARLDLPVTVHVAMGTDIIHMHPDFDGAACGKASHDDFFTLAQEISKLEKGVFINAGSAVILPEVFLKALTLVRNLGHHVDEFTTVNLDFIRHYRPMTNVVNRPTLGRGKGYSLVGHHEILIPLIAAGVIESV, translated from the coding sequence ATGGCTGACCCCAAGGGATTGGATTTTAGCAAGCTTGCCACCTATTCCATTAACACCAGAAAAAGCCTGGTGTCCAAGGATGATTTTGCACAGCCCTGGACCCGGGGAGAAAATATAACGACCTTTCTCGGCCGCCTGCCCTCCATCCTGGCCGGCAAAGATATCAGAATGGTGATCAATGCCATTGCCAAGGCCGCCAAAAATAAACACCAGGTCTGCTTTGCCATGGGCGGTCATGTTATCAAAACCGGGATGAACCCCATCCTCATTGACCTTATGGAAAAAAATATTATCTCGGTTCTGGCCATGAACGGATCCTGCATCATCCATGATCTTGAAACCGCCCTCACCGGGCAGACCAGTGAAGATGTGGCCGACAGCATTACCAGCGGCAGTTTCGGCATGGCCAGGGAAACCTCAGAACTTCTTAACCAGGCCATTGAATCGGCCGGAAAAGAGGATTTAGGCCTGGGCCGGGCCGTGGGCCGGCTTATCCTGGACCAGGACCTGCCGTTCAAAGAGCTGAGCCTCACAGCTGCAGGCGCCCGGCTCGACCTCCCTGTCACCGTCCATGTGGCCATGGGCACGGATATCATCCACATGCACCCGGATTTTGACGGGGCTGCCTGCGGCAAGGCCTCCCATGATGATTTTTTCACCTTGGCCCAAGAAATTTCAAAACTTGAAAAGGGCGTGTTTATCAATGCCGGATCTGCTGTAATCCTGCCTGAAGTCTTTTTAAAGGCACTTACCCTGGTCCGAAACCTGGGCCATCATGTGGATGAATTTACCACCGTGAACCTGGACTTTATCCGCCATTACCGGCCCATGACCAATGTGGTCAACCGCCCCACCCTGGGTCGGGGCAAAGGTTACTCCCTGGTGGGCCATCACGAAATTCTCATCCCCCTGATCGCAGCAGGTGTGATTGAATCCGTATAA
- a CDS encoding YqaE/Pmp3 family membrane protein, whose protein sequence is MKDIIKIICAIILPPVAAFLQVGIGKHFWLNIVLTILGGIPGMVHAIWLIVKNNRTRG, encoded by the coding sequence ATGAAAGATATCATAAAAATCATATGCGCAATTATACTCCCGCCGGTTGCCGCTTTTCTACAGGTAGGCATTGGTAAACATTTTTGGCTAAATATTGTTCTGACCATTTTAGGCGGTATTCCCGGAATGGTTCATGCCATTTGGCTAATTGTTAAAAATAACCGAACCAGAGGTTAA
- a CDS encoding zinc ribbon domain-containing protein — protein MPIYEYKCNACGKDFETLVMGSLKPQCPECESQDLARLMSKCGFVSKSAGPGGQVQTTTSAGSSGCAGCSATNCSTCSSSATIG, from the coding sequence ATGCCAATTTACGAATATAAATGCAATGCCTGCGGCAAGGATTTTGAGACCCTTGTCATGGGCAGCTTAAAACCCCAATGCCCTGAATGCGAGAGCCAGGATCTTGCCAGACTCATGTCCAAATGCGGTTTTGTTTCCAAATCTGCAGGCCCGGGCGGCCAGGTTCAGACCACCACCTCTGCCGGCAGTTCAGGCTGCGCCGGCTGTTCGGCAACCAATTGCAGCACCTGCAGCTCCAGTGCCACCATAGGATAA
- the hemC gene encoding hydroxymethylbilane synthase, translating into MKTLVRIGTRGSQLALWQANYVKDRIELEVPRTTVEITVIKTTGDRITDRPLAMVGGKGLFVKEIETALMENRIDLAVHSMKDMPGELPAGLIIGAIPQRENPFDVMICQKKMTLAEYPKGARIGTSSLRRGSQLKHARPDFEVLSIRGNLDTRLKKLKSGEYDAIVLAAAGLRRLGQENKITEYLTQETMVPAVGQGALCIQARENDAQMAPIMATLDHWETRICVEGERAFLKQIEGSCHIPVACFGILQDNKVSFTAIVASEDGKEVIKETMISAPDTVVETGRKLAEQLLKNGGKRILESLNPHE; encoded by the coding sequence ATGAAAACATTAGTTCGTATCGGCACCCGGGGAAGCCAGCTGGCCCTGTGGCAGGCCAATTATGTAAAAGACCGCATTGAGCTCGAAGTTCCTAGAACAACCGTTGAAATCACCGTTATCAAAACCACTGGGGACAGGATCACGGACAGACCCCTGGCCATGGTCGGAGGAAAAGGACTCTTTGTAAAGGAAATCGAAACCGCCCTCATGGAAAACCGAATTGACCTTGCCGTCCATTCCATGAAAGACATGCCGGGTGAACTGCCTGCCGGACTGATTATTGGCGCCATACCCCAAAGGGAAAATCCCTTTGACGTAATGATCTGCCAGAAAAAGATGACTCTGGCCGAGTATCCTAAAGGCGCCCGAATAGGCACCTCCAGTCTGAGACGGGGCTCCCAGCTCAAACATGCCAGGCCGGACTTTGAGGTTCTGTCCATCCGGGGCAATCTGGACACCCGCCTTAAAAAACTCAAATCCGGGGAATATGATGCCATTGTTCTGGCAGCCGCAGGCTTAAGACGCCTTGGTCAGGAAAATAAAATCACCGAGTACCTGACCCAGGAAACCATGGTGCCTGCCGTGGGCCAGGGTGCGCTTTGTATCCAAGCCCGGGAAAATGATGCCCAGATGGCCCCCATTATGGCAACACTGGACCATTGGGAGACCCGGATCTGTGTTGAAGGTGAGCGGGCCTTTCTCAAACAAATCGAAGGATCCTGCCATATCCCGGTGGCCTGCTTTGGCATACTCCAGGATAACAAGGTCTCTTTCACGGCAATTGTCGCCTCTGAAGACGGAAAAGAGGTGATCAAAGAAACCATGATTTCCGCTCCGGATACCGTGGTAGAAACCGGCAGGAAACTGGCTGAACAATTACTTAAAAACGGCGGCAAACGCATATTGGAGAGTTTAAATCCCCATGAATAA
- the cobA gene encoding uroporphyrinogen-III C-methyltransferase — protein sequence MNNPKGKVTLIGAGPGDPGLLTIKAKECIETADVVVYDYLASPYLLEYARKDAQIIYVGKKGGDHTLTQDKINLLLVDKAKAGLNVARLKGGDPFVFGRGGEEAQELLEYGISYEVIPGVTSAISAPAYAGIPVTHRDHTSFVSFITGHERPDKKGSRMQWDVFAKSDATLVFLMGVKNLGNIVKNLMANGKPGDTPVALVRWGTTTRQQTVTGTLDTIVQVVKEAKLKSPAIIVVGHVVSLRKELAWFDKKPLFGKRIVITRARSQASGLVSQLNRLGAQCIEIPTIKIVPPKDRTPLEKAIENLDKYEWLVLTSVNGVKYFFDTLFEKGLDVRALGHLKFACIGPVTKERLADYGIVSDILPETYRAESVVDAFANVDIQGKQILLPRAKKARTILPEELAKMGAMVDEVAAYETQLAQEGKESLIDMLKDNAIDAVTFTSSSTVSNFISLLENQDSRPLLKDVTLASIGPITSDTARSLGLEPEIEASPYTIQALVNALVDHFAPDTDESCAQS from the coding sequence ATGAATAACCCAAAGGGCAAGGTAACCCTCATCGGAGCAGGGCCGGGTGATCCCGGACTGCTCACCATCAAAGCCAAAGAATGTATTGAAACAGCCGACGTGGTGGTCTATGACTACCTGGCCTCCCCCTATCTGCTTGAATATGCCCGCAAGGATGCCCAAATCATCTATGTGGGAAAAAAGGGGGGTGACCATACCCTGACCCAGGATAAAATAAACCTTTTGCTGGTGGACAAGGCCAAGGCCGGACTCAACGTGGCTCGTCTCAAAGGGGGAGATCCCTTTGTTTTCGGACGAGGCGGAGAAGAAGCCCAAGAACTTCTGGAATACGGAATTTCCTATGAGGTCATCCCCGGGGTTACCTCGGCCATATCGGCTCCTGCTTACGCCGGCATCCCTGTCACCCACAGGGACCATACCTCTTTTGTCTCCTTTATCACCGGCCATGAACGGCCGGATAAAAAAGGGAGCCGGATGCAATGGGATGTGTTTGCCAAATCCGATGCCACCCTGGTCTTTCTCATGGGAGTGAAAAACCTGGGCAACATCGTGAAAAACCTCATGGCCAACGGAAAACCCGGAGACACACCGGTGGCCTTAGTCAGATGGGGCACCACCACCCGGCAGCAAACCGTTACCGGCACCCTTGACACCATTGTCCAGGTCGTCAAAGAGGCAAAACTTAAATCTCCTGCCATTATTGTGGTGGGCCATGTGGTCTCCCTGCGCAAGGAACTGGCCTGGTTTGATAAAAAGCCCTTGTTCGGCAAACGGATCGTCATTACCCGGGCCCGGTCCCAGGCCAGCGGCCTGGTCTCCCAGTTAAACCGGCTGGGGGCACAATGTATTGAAATCCCCACCATTAAAATTGTTCCTCCCAAGGACAGGACGCCCCTGGAAAAGGCCATTGAGAATCTGGATAAATATGAATGGCTGGTGCTGACCTCGGTGAACGGGGTCAAATATTTCTTTGATACTTTGTTTGAAAAAGGTCTTGATGTCAGGGCATTGGGGCATTTAAAATTTGCCTGTATCGGCCCTGTGACCAAAGAACGGCTGGCAGATTACGGTATCGTTTCAGATATCCTTCCTGAAACCTATCGGGCGGAATCTGTGGTGGATGCATTTGCAAATGTAGATATTCAGGGCAAGCAAATATTGCTGCCCCGGGCCAAAAAGGCCAGAACCATTCTGCCCGAGGAGCTGGCCAAAATGGGGGCCATGGTGGATGAGGTTGCCGCCTATGAAACCCAGCTGGCCCAAGAGGGAAAAGAATCCCTCATTGACATGCTCAAGGACAATGCCATTGATGCGGTGACCTTTACCTCATCTTCCACGGTGAGCAATTTCATCTCCCTGCTTGAAAACCAGGACAGCCGCCCCCTGCTCAAGGATGTGACCCTGGCCAGCATCGGTCCCATCACATCGGATACGGCAAGATCTCTGGGGCTTGAGCCTGAGATTGAGGCATCCCCGTATACGATCCAGGCCCTGGTTAATGCCCTGGTGGATCATTTTGCTCCCGACACAGACGAAAGCTGCGCCCAATCATGA
- the moaA gene encoding GTP 3',8-cyclase MoaA, translating into MNAGGRNINYLRISVTDRCNFRCRYCVPSTPFRVIGHDQIARYEEILRITRLACEMGITKVRITGGEPFVRKGIFSFLEQLCQIKTLEDISITTNGSQLNKKKIKALLDMGIKRLNFSLDTLVPEKFETITRRNRFRQVWNAIQWAHELGISPLKINTVALKGFNDDEIQALAGLTLKYPFHVRFIEYMPMGDSDVEKNQQILTREIQEKITEAHGPLTAVAKTENDGPAKKFRLANAPGVLGFITPVSCHFCSECNRLRLTSRGTLRPCLLRNYETDILSALREGANDRELKEFIESTLAHKPLSHGLDSRSPKDIPISHMTSIGG; encoded by the coding sequence ATGAACGCAGGCGGGCGCAATATAAACTACTTAAGAATATCGGTTACAGACCGGTGTAACTTCAGATGCCGCTATTGTGTTCCTTCAACTCCGTTCCGGGTCATCGGCCATGATCAGATTGCCAGGTATGAAGAAATTTTAAGGATCACCCGCCTGGCATGTGAAATGGGGATTACCAAGGTCAGGATCACAGGGGGGGAACCCTTTGTGCGCAAGGGAATTTTTAGTTTTCTTGAGCAGCTCTGCCAAATTAAGACCCTTGAGGACATCTCCATCACCACCAATGGATCCCAGCTGAACAAAAAAAAAATAAAAGCCCTTCTGGATATGGGTATCAAACGGCTGAACTTCAGCCTGGATACCCTGGTGCCGGAAAAATTTGAGACGATCACCAGACGGAACCGATTCCGTCAAGTCTGGAACGCCATCCAATGGGCCCATGAACTGGGGATCTCTCCTCTAAAAATAAATACCGTGGCCCTGAAAGGATTCAACGATGATGAAATCCAGGCCCTGGCAGGACTGACCCTGAAATACCCCTTTCATGTCCGGTTCATTGAATACATGCCCATGGGCGATTCAGATGTGGAAAAAAACCAGCAGATCCTGACCCGGGAAATCCAGGAAAAAATCACTGAGGCCCACGGTCCTTTGACAGCAGTGGCAAAAACGGAAAATGACGGTCCGGCAAAAAAATTCAGGCTTGCCAATGCCCCGGGCGTCCTGGGATTCATCACCCCGGTCTCCTGCCATTTCTGCAGTGAATGCAACAGGCTGCGCCTGACCTCCCGGGGGACCTTGAGGCCCTGCCTGCTGAGAAACTATGAAACAGATATTCTCTCAGCCCTTAGAGAGGGGGCAAACGACAGGGAACTCAAAGAATTCATTGAATCCACCCTGGCCCACAAGCCTCTGTCTCATGGCCTTGATTCCCGCAGCCCCAAGGATATTCCCATAAGCCACATGACCTCCATAGGCGGATAA
- a CDS encoding IS66 family insertion sequence element accessory protein TnpB: protein MTKSWKEKNQERTKFWRTHIEQWTETGLSQREYCKQNNLRSNRFTYWKVKFSKTDQPMELVQIPFPIHHFKPPGLKINIGRGLQVEIPDGFKKETLEQVLLALKVVS, encoded by the coding sequence ATGACCAAATCCTGGAAAGAAAAAAATCAAGAGCGGACCAAATTTTGGAGAACACACATAGAGCAATGGACTGAAACCGGTCTTTCCCAGAGAGAATATTGTAAACAGAACAACCTGAGGTCGAACAGATTCACTTATTGGAAGGTCAAGTTCAGCAAGACTGATCAGCCCATGGAGCTGGTCCAGATCCCATTCCCGATTCATCATTTTAAGCCACCAGGGTTGAAGATCAATATAGGCCGGGGCCTGCAAGTGGAGATCCCGGATGGATTTAAAAAAGAAACCCTTGAGCAGGTATTGCTGGCGTTGAAGGTTGTATCCTGA
- the tnpB gene encoding IS66 family insertion sequence element accessory protein TnpB yields the protein MNFPPETKVYLALGATDMRKAINGLSVIVSEQMHLDIFAGHLFGFCNRAQTILKILYWDKNGFCLWQKRLEKDRFKWPKTSEEVVNISSRELTWLIEGLNINQAHKPLKYSMIY from the coding sequence ATGAACTTCCCGCCGGAAACAAAGGTGTATCTTGCCCTGGGCGCCACTGATATGCGCAAGGCCATTAACGGTTTATCCGTCATTGTCAGCGAACAAATGCACTTGGATATATTTGCAGGCCATCTGTTTGGCTTTTGTAACCGGGCCCAGACCATTTTGAAAATTTTATACTGGGATAAAAACGGCTTTTGCCTGTGGCAGAAGCGCCTTGAAAAAGACCGATTCAAGTGGCCAAAAACGTCAGAAGAGGTCGTGAATATTTCAAGCCGGGAGTTGACCTGGTTGATTGAAGGATTGAATATAAACCAAGCCCACAAACCCCTGAAATATTCTATGATTTATTGA
- a CDS encoding IS66 family transposase, which translates to MTKGKVKDNQNLDELKKIACDLIDENQILKDQIKSLQNMVFGRKSEKTPKDDEQMSLFDMPEPELPILEKDNTVTIGEHTRKKRGRKPLPADLPRVDVIHELNEDERQCDCGCLKDRIGQEVSEQLDYIPAKVRVLRNIRYKYACKNCEGTEDDGPTVSIARMPDQIIPKSIATPGLLAHILTAKFADALPFYRQEKQFTRIGIELGRSTMCTWAMKVADACDILIDMMKKDILASPMIGVDETPLQVLKGPRKSKSYMWIFRGGPPDKPILQFQYHPTRSGDIAASFLDGYKGIVQTDGYKGYDFLDKITDIIHVACWTHARRGFKNVTKAAGNKKNSSGNAGTALKYISLLYKIEKEARVQELTPEQLYARRQKEAVPILEEFKKWLDARVEKVPPKSLLGKAIHYTLSQWHRLIQYTIDGIIRPDNNLVENAIRPFVVGRKNWLFSDTVQGARASALIYSLIETAKPNGLEPYWYLKYLFEHLPEAMSTDDFKALLPYNVEKNLLAGPATS; encoded by the coding sequence ATGACTAAAGGCAAAGTAAAAGATAATCAGAACCTGGATGAATTGAAAAAAATTGCTTGTGATTTGATTGACGAAAATCAAATCCTTAAAGACCAGATCAAATCACTTCAGAATATGGTCTTTGGTCGTAAATCAGAGAAAACGCCTAAAGATGACGAGCAAATGTCTCTCTTCGATATGCCGGAACCCGAGCTTCCTATTTTGGAAAAAGATAACACTGTAACCATTGGCGAACATACTCGTAAAAAGCGTGGGCGCAAGCCTTTACCCGCTGATCTTCCCCGCGTAGATGTCATACATGAACTAAACGAGGATGAAAGACAGTGTGATTGCGGCTGTCTCAAAGATCGCATCGGCCAGGAAGTGTCAGAACAGCTGGATTATATCCCTGCAAAAGTCAGGGTCCTCCGGAATATCCGGTATAAATACGCCTGCAAAAACTGCGAAGGGACCGAAGATGACGGCCCTACCGTATCCATTGCCAGGATGCCGGATCAGATTATCCCCAAAAGCATAGCAACGCCTGGACTACTTGCCCACATCCTGACCGCAAAATTTGCAGATGCACTGCCGTTTTACCGCCAGGAAAAACAATTTACCAGAATCGGCATTGAGCTTGGCAGGTCGACCATGTGTACATGGGCCATGAAAGTCGCTGATGCTTGTGATATTTTAATCGACATGATGAAAAAAGACATACTGGCAAGCCCAATGATTGGTGTTGATGAAACACCTCTTCAGGTCTTAAAGGGGCCTCGAAAATCAAAATCATATATGTGGATTTTTAGAGGTGGTCCGCCTGATAAGCCAATTCTTCAATTTCAATATCATCCGACACGATCCGGAGATATTGCCGCATCATTTTTGGATGGATACAAAGGCATTGTTCAGACGGATGGCTATAAAGGATATGATTTTCTGGACAAAATAACGGATATCATTCATGTGGCATGCTGGACTCACGCCCGCAGGGGATTTAAAAATGTAACCAAAGCTGCAGGGAATAAAAAGAACTCATCGGGCAATGCAGGTACCGCTTTAAAATATATCAGTCTGCTTTATAAAATTGAAAAAGAAGCCCGGGTGCAGGAATTAACGCCTGAACAATTATATGCTCGGAGGCAAAAAGAAGCGGTTCCAATTTTAGAAGAGTTCAAGAAATGGCTTGATGCAAGAGTGGAAAAAGTTCCCCCCAAAAGCCTGCTTGGCAAGGCGATCCATTATACTCTCAGCCAATGGCATAGGCTCATCCAATACACAATAGACGGAATCATCAGGCCTGATAACAATCTGGTTGAAAATGCCATCCGACCATTTGTGGTCGGACGAAAGAATTGGCTTTTCTCGGACACCGTTCAGGGTGCCCGAGCCAGTGCACTGATTTACAGCTTGATTGAAACAGCCAAACCAAATGGGCTGGAGCCATATTGGTATTTGAAATATCTGTTTGAACACCTGCCTGAAGCCATGTCGACAGATGATTTTAAAGCCCTACTTCCTTACAACGTTGAAAAAAATTTGCTTGCCGGACCCGCCACCTCCTGA
- a CDS encoding RNA polymerase sigma factor, which translates to MVQTPCPQNEAIDEPALIEGLEQGRTWACNALVFNYQDRLLKIAYGITLDHEESREIVQDVFVSAMGSIKNFRGESGLGSWLRKITLNACLNWKRKWKRRFKWHHTSLGPETEFLTYDKAFQGHTPETELKAKQEQMRLVQAVQALPEPLRVVFVLSTLEGLSYQQISAELKIKEGTVSSRLYRARKTIVNGLKANEKEVFHGSLR; encoded by the coding sequence ATGGTTCAAACGCCCTGCCCCCAAAATGAGGCCATTGATGAGCCGGCCCTGATCGAGGGGCTTGAACAGGGCCGGACTTGGGCATGCAATGCCCTGGTTTTCAACTACCAGGACAGATTGCTGAAGATCGCCTATGGGATTACCCTGGACCACGAGGAGAGCAGGGAAATTGTTCAGGATGTCTTTGTCAGCGCCATGGGCAGTATCAAAAATTTCAGAGGAGAATCAGGCCTTGGGTCCTGGCTTAGGAAAATCACCCTCAATGCCTGCCTCAACTGGAAACGCAAATGGAAGCGCAGGTTCAAATGGCATCATACCTCCCTGGGACCGGAAACTGAATTTTTAACCTATGACAAGGCCTTCCAGGGACATACGCCTGAGACAGAACTCAAAGCCAAACAAGAACAAATGCGTCTGGTTCAGGCTGTGCAAGCACTTCCCGAACCCCTTAGAGTCGTCTTTGTGCTCAGCACCTTGGAAGGCCTGTCCTATCAACAAATCTCTGCTGAATTGAAAATAAAGGAGGGAACAGTGAGTTCCCGGCTTTACAGGGCACGAAAAACAATTGTTAATGGCTTAAAGGCAAATGAAAAGGAGGTTTTCCATGGCAGCCTGCGATAA
- a CDS encoding zf-HC2 domain-containing protein codes for MAACDKYSTEFISRFVDNEVSKQDHDAFVRHTAGCRACAQTEVKFRQMAKTFDRHARSGAAHIQSQLPPIILEQKPKKTVKILSGFKRPMGIGLRLASIGAAALILMLAVYPWSKTPGPGPSAIVNSVDTYGSSVMIIESANAHHTIIWFSET; via the coding sequence ATGGCAGCCTGCGATAAATATTCAACCGAGTTTATCAGCCGATTTGTTGACAATGAAGTCTCAAAACAGGACCATGATGCCTTTGTCCGGCACACGGCCGGCTGCAGGGCGTGTGCACAAACAGAAGTCAAATTCAGGCAGATGGCCAAAACCTTTGACCGACATGCCCGATCCGGAGCTGCCCACATCCAAAGCCAGCTGCCCCCCATAATCCTTGAACAAAAGCCCAAAAAGACAGTTAAAATTTTGTCCGGATTTAAGCGTCCCATGGGGATCGGCCTGAGGCTGGCCTCCATCGGGGCAGCAGCTTTGATCCTTATGCTCGCGGTTTATCCCTGGTCAAAGACTCCCGGGCCCGGACCTTCGGCCATTGTAAATTCAGTTGACACCTACGGATCATCGGTTATGATCATTGAGAGTGCAAATGCCCATCATACCATTATCTGGTTTTCCGAAACCTGA